TCATTTGCCTGTCACGCCCTTCAGCTGTCTTCAGGTCTTCGGTGCTGCTCGGGCCCTTGGCCGTTGCCTGGGCTCGATCCTATATTGGACTATGTCCAAGTCAAGACGGCCCCTCGATCCGTACACGGTCGGCTCATTCCGGGGGCCTCGCGCTAGGGTGGCAGACATGAGTGACCTGCTTCAGCGACTCCGGGACCGCGGCTGGCGGCTCACCGCGCAGCGGCGAGTCATCGCCGAGGTGCTGGGTGGCGAGCATGTGCACTACACGGCGGACGAGGTGCACGCCCGTGCCGCCGAACGCCTGCCCGAGATCTCCAGGGCCTCCGTCTACAACACGCTGGGCGAGCTGGTGGCCCTCGGTGAGATCGTCGAGGTGACCACCGACGGCCGCGCCAAGCGCTACGACCCGAACGCGCACCACCCGCACCAGCACCTGATCTGCTCCGGCTGCGGCGCCATGCGCGACGTGCGGCTGGCCGGGGACCCGATGGCGGCGCTGCCCGAGGACGAGCGGTTCGGGTTCACCGTTTCCGAGGTGACCGTCACCTACTACGGGCGCTGCCCCGACTGCGGTGCCAGGGCCTGATTTGCACGGCCGGGGGCCGAAGGGCTAAGGTAAAGGCACACAACGACGCGGGGTGGAGCAGCTCGGTAGCTCGCTGGGCTCATAACCCAGAGGTCGCAGGTTCAAATCCTGTCCCCGCTACTGGTGACGAGGGCCCGGTTCCTTTCCAGGAACCGGGCCCTCGTGGTGTGTGCGGACGCGTACGGCCCGGCGCGGCGTTCGCCCGGACGGAGCGCGCGGCGCCGGCCGGTGGAGAATCGGCCCATGCACGCTACTCTCCAGTATCTGCTCGATCTGCTCGACCTTGAGCCGATCGAACAGGACATCTTCCGCGGTGAAAGCCACGCGTCCGTCATCCCCCGGGTCTTCGGCGGCCAGGTCGCCGCGCAGGCGCTGGTCGCGGCCTGCCGCACCGTGCCGGACGACCGGCTCCCGCACTCACTGCACTCCTACTTCCTGCGGCCCGGCGATCCGGGCGCGCGCATCGTCTACACCGTGGACCGCATCAGGGACGGCAGGTCGTTCGCCACGCGCCGGGTGGTGGCCGTTCAGCACGGGCAGGCCATCTTCACCCTCTCGGCGTCGTTCGCGAGGCCGGAGGAAGGGCTCGAACACCAGGAGCCGATGCCCGACGCGCCCGACCCCGAGAGCCTGCCGCCCGCCGAGGAGCTGCTGCCCAGGTACGCCGACCTGTTCGTGGACCCCGGAGTGGTGGACCTGCTGCTCCAGGCCAGGCAGGCCATCGACCTGCGGTACGTCAACGAGCCGCCGTTCGGCACGGCGGGCAGCCCGCGCGAGCCGCGCGCACAGGTGTGGTTCAAGCTGAACGGCGAGCTGACGGGCAAGCAGGACAACCCCGTCGCCCACCTGTGCATCGGCACCTACGTCTCGGACATGACGCTGCTCGACTCGGTGCTGCTCGCCCATGGCAGGGGCGGCTGGATGACGGGCGACACCGTGGGCGCGAGCCTGGACCACGCGATGTGGTTCCACCGGCCGTTCCGCGTGGACGAGTGGCTGCTGTACGACACGGACTCCCCGACGTCGCAGTCGGCGCGGGGCCTGGCGCGCGGCCGGATGTTCACCCGGGACGGCCGGCTGGCCGTGTCCGTGATCCAGGAGGGTCTGATGCGCGTGCCGCGCTGACCTGGACGCGGGAGCCCGTCGCCGCCCACGTCGTCCACAGCGGGCGGTATCCGCAGCGGTGCCAGAACGGTCCTGACAGCGGGCTGAGCGCGGCGTAGTGCAGCACCGTCAGGGTGCAGCCGGCCTCTTCGAGCGCCGCGTGGGCGGTGCGCACCAGCGCGGTCCCGATGCCGGCGCCGCGTCTGGCCCGGTCCACCGCGAGCGCCGTCAGGTAGCCGGGGTGCCGCGCGGTCGCCAGCCGCGCCGCCCACGCGGTGCGGCCCGGGTCCTCGACCGCGACGACGCCGACGACCGTTCCGCTGTCCTCGGCGACCCAGCCGAGCGCGCGGGCCAGCAGGGCGCGGACGTTGCGCGCCGAGGAGCGGCGGATCACGCACGCGCCGAACCTGGCGTCCCAGCGCAGACCGTCGAGCCACAGCGCGGCGGCGGCGTCGACATCGCCGGGGCCGAGCGGCCGGACGCTCGTCCCCGGGCCGCGCCGCGGCCCGGGGACGGGGCGGCCCGCCGGGCGGACCGCGGCGACGCGCCGCGGGCCCATGCCGTGGGCCAGGAGCACGGGGGTCAGCTCGGTGTCGCGGCTCGGCCAGGTGAACACGGCCTCCGCGTCCCCCGGCGGCGGCCAGCCCGGCAGGCGTTCGCGCCAGGCGGTGAGCAGCGCGTCCAGCGCGCCGGCGCGGTCCGGGCCGGTCGGCCGCGCGTACAGCTCGTGCCGCTCCGCGGCGGACCACGTGGCGTCGAACGTGTCGAGGTCGGGGCGCGTGCGCCGGTGGACGCCCTCGGCGCCCGGCACGTGGAGCGGCGTGTCGCCCGGCGCGGGCGGCGGCAGCGGCAGGGCGCGGGGGAGCAGCGGGTCCAGCGCCCGCGGGCGCCGGCCGTTCCTCATCCGCGGGCCAGCCCGGCGGCGTGCAGCAGGTAGGCGGTCATGGGCTCGTAGTGGCGCGCGTTGGTGACGTGGTCGTCCAGCGGCACGCAGACCGAGAGCGTGCCCTCGGTCTCGCCGATGAAGAGGGCCGGGTCGTTGCAGTCCGCGTAGCCGATCGTGTCGATGCCCCGCTGGGCGGCGCAGCCGGCCCAGCCGTGGTCGGCGACCACCAGGTCGGGCAGCGCCTCGCCGTCCCTGACGAGGGCGTCGAGTATCTCCGCCATCGGCTGCGGGGAGTGCGTGTGCCACAGCGAGGCGCCGCGCTCCCACACGGCGACGTCCGCCATCTGCGTGACGACCCCCTGGTCGGCCGCCAGGCCGATGGGCACGCGGACCAGGTCGCAGCCGGCGGCGGCCAGCGCCGCCGCGGTGCGGGCGTGCACGTCGAGCAGGCCGCCGGGGTGGCCCGTCGCCACCAGGACGCGCAGGCCGCCGGCCGCGGCCCCGCGCAGCAGCGCCGCGGCGCGGTCGAGGCCGTCGACGGTCAGCTCCGGGTCGATGGTGTCCTGCCCCTGCCGGTGCTCCGGGTCCCCGTCGACGCCGCACCGCTCCGCCATGACCGCGAGCACGTCCTGCTCGTCCTTCCACCGGTCGCCGAGTTCGAGGCCGAGCCAGAAGTACCGGTTCCCGTTCGCCAGCTCCCGGTAGTGCGCGAGGTTGTTCTCGCGGGGGGTGGCGACCTGGCCGGCGATCCGGGTGGCGATGAGGTGGGCGATCAGATCCGGTCGGGACGGGGCGGCGGTCGTCGGCATACGGCCAGTATCGCCCGGATGGGGCAATTCCGGGGGGCCAGTCGCTGAGCTGTGATCTCCGGCGCGCGGGAGGTACGCCGGAGACGGACGGGCCCGGCGGTTGCGGATGCCGGTCACCTGCCGGTGAATGGGAGGAGGGAGCCCTTCGGGAACCGCGTCCGAGGAGAAGGCGGCGACGAGCATGGCAGAGTCCCAGCCGGTGGACCCGGGGGCGTTGCGCGCCGCCTTCGAGGGAATGGGCGCCGGGCTCATCCTCACGGACCGGGACGGAATGATCGAGGCGGTCAACCCGCACGCCGAGCTGCTCCTGGGCCGCCCGGGCCGCACGGTCGTCGGCCGCGACTTCCACGAACTCCTGCACCGCAGGGCGGACGGGTCGCTCGGGCCGCGCGCGGAGTGCCCGCTGTGGGCCGTGGTCGAGGAGGAGCGGATCGCGCGGGTGGAGACCGACAGCTTCCTGCGGGGCGACGGCAGCCTGCTGCCGGTCAGCTGGTGGGGTGCCCCGGTGATGGCGGACGGCGAGGCCACCGGGGTGGCGACGCTGTTCGGCGGGGTCGACGAGCAGGACGAGGCGCGCAACCACCAGGCCGCCCACCTGGCCGCGATGGAGGACCTGGCCCAGCGACTGGCCCTGGTGCAGGAGATCACGGACGTGCTGACCCAGACGCTGGAGGCCGAGGAGGCGCTGAACCGCCTCGGGCGGCTCCTGGTGCCGCGGCTCGGCGAGTGGGTGACGGTCGACCTGCGCGAGGGCGAGGAGGACGTGCGGCGGGTCGCCGTCGTGGGCCCGCAGGGGCGCGCGGGCGACGAGGACAGCGGCTACGGCCAGTCGACGCGCATCCCGGAGTCGGCGAGCACCGTGCTGGTGCGCGTGCTGCGCAGGAACGAGGCGCTGCTGATGTCGCGCGCCGAGATCGCCGCGCCGCCCGAGAGCCCGGGGGCGATCGTGCACGGCTTCCTGCACACCCTGGGGGCGGTGTCGGCGGCCGTGGTGCCGCTGAGCACGCCGCGCCAGGTGGTCGGGGCCCTCACGGTGGCCCGCACCGATCCCGAACGGCCGTTCCGCGAGGACGAGTTGCCCCTGATCCGCGACATCGGCCGGCGCGCGGGGCTCGCCATCGACAACGCCCGGCTGTTCGAGCGCCAGCGGGACATCGCCGCGATGATGCAACGGCACCTGCTGCCCGCGCTGCCCGACATCGAGCCGCTGCGGCTGGCCGCCCGCTACCAGCCGGCGCCGCGCGGTTCCCAGGTCGGCGGCGACTGGTACGACGCGCTGGTGCTGCCCGACGGCGCGACCGCGCTGGCCGTCGGCGACGTCGTGGGGCACGACCTCACGGCCGCCGCGGGCATGGCCCAGTTGCGCAACATGCTGCGCGTCCTGGCGTGGGACCGCCCCGAGCCGCCGAGCGCCATCATGGGCCGCCTCGACGACGCGATGTCGGACACCACGGACGTGCCGATGGCCACGCTGCTGCTGGCCCGCATCGAGCCGGCGGAGGACGCCGCGCCCGGCGTGTGCTGGCAGATGTGCTGGACCAGCGCCGGCCACCCGCCGCCGCTGCTCGTCACGGACGACGGGCACGCCCACTACCTGGACCAGGGGCAGGACCTGCTGCTCGGCGTGCTCCAGGAGACGCACGTCGCCCGCCGCGACGGGGTGGAGCCGCTGCCGCCCGGGTCGACCGTGCTGCTGTACACCGACGGGCTGGTCGAGTTGTCCGACAGCGACCTGGACTCCGGCCTGAACCGGCTGCGCCGCCACGCCATCGCGCTGGCCGGCAGCCCGCCGGACGAGTTCTGCGCCCAACTGCTCTCGCGGATGCCGCCCGGCGGGTCGGACGACATCGTGCTGCTCGCCCTGCGCGTGCCCGACAGCGGCTGAGACCGGCTGGAGAGGGCGCGCCGGTGGGCCGCCGGGGGCGCGCGCCGGCGTGGCTTCGCGGTGGCACGCGCCGTGTGCCTGGAGTGTCACGCGGCGGTACGCGTTCGTTTGACTACGGTGAGCGAAGCCGTGAAAGGAGTCGTATGAGTGCGCGTATCGCCGTCATCTACTACAGCGCCACAGGCAACGTCCACGAGCTGGCGCAGGCC
Above is a genomic segment from Streptomyces marincola containing:
- a CDS encoding SpoIIE family protein phosphatase — encoded protein: MAESQPVDPGALRAAFEGMGAGLILTDRDGMIEAVNPHAELLLGRPGRTVVGRDFHELLHRRADGSLGPRAECPLWAVVEEERIARVETDSFLRGDGSLLPVSWWGAPVMADGEATGVATLFGGVDEQDEARNHQAAHLAAMEDLAQRLALVQEITDVLTQTLEAEEALNRLGRLLVPRLGEWVTVDLREGEEDVRRVAVVGPQGRAGDEDSGYGQSTRIPESASTVLVRVLRRNEALLMSRAEIAAPPESPGAIVHGFLHTLGAVSAAVVPLSTPRQVVGALTVARTDPERPFREDELPLIRDIGRRAGLAIDNARLFERQRDIAAMMQRHLLPALPDIEPLRLAARYQPAPRGSQVGGDWYDALVLPDGATALAVGDVVGHDLTAAAGMAQLRNMLRVLAWDRPEPPSAIMGRLDDAMSDTTDVPMATLLLARIEPAEDAAPGVCWQMCWTSAGHPPPLLVTDDGHAHYLDQGQDLLLGVLQETHVARRDGVEPLPPGSTVLLYTDGLVELSDSDLDSGLNRLRRHAIALAGSPPDEFCAQLLSRMPPGGSDDIVLLALRVPDSG
- a CDS encoding Fur family transcriptional regulator, producing the protein MSDLLQRLRDRGWRLTAQRRVIAEVLGGEHVHYTADEVHARAAERLPEISRASVYNTLGELVALGEIVEVTTDGRAKRYDPNAHHPHQHLICSGCGAMRDVRLAGDPMAALPEDERFGFTVSEVTVTYYGRCPDCGARA
- a CDS encoding phosphatase; translated protein: MPTTAAPSRPDLIAHLIATRIAGQVATPRENNLAHYRELANGNRYFWLGLELGDRWKDEQDVLAVMAERCGVDGDPEHRQGQDTIDPELTVDGLDRAAALLRGAAAGGLRVLVATGHPGGLLDVHARTAAALAAAGCDLVRVPIGLAADQGVVTQMADVAVWERGASLWHTHSPQPMAEILDALVRDGEALPDLVVADHGWAGCAAQRGIDTIGYADCNDPALFIGETEGTLSVCVPLDDHVTNARHYEPMTAYLLHAAGLARG
- a CDS encoding GNAT family N-acetyltransferase; translation: MRNGRRPRALDPLLPRALPLPPPAPGDTPLHVPGAEGVHRRTRPDLDTFDATWSAAERHELYARPTGPDRAGALDALLTAWRERLPGWPPPGDAEAVFTWPSRDTELTPVLLAHGMGPRRVAAVRPAGRPVPGPRRGPGTSVRPLGPGDVDAAAALWLDGLRWDARFGACVIRRSSARNVRALLARALGWVAEDSGTVVGVVAVEDPGRTAWAARLATARHPGYLTALAVDRARRGAGIGTALVRTAHAALEEAGCTLTVLHYAALSPLSGPFWHRCGYRPLWTTWAATGSRVQVSAARASDPPGSRTRPAGRPG
- a CDS encoding acyl-CoA thioesterase, with the protein product MHATLQYLLDLLDLEPIEQDIFRGESHASVIPRVFGGQVAAQALVAACRTVPDDRLPHSLHSYFLRPGDPGARIVYTVDRIRDGRSFATRRVVAVQHGQAIFTLSASFARPEEGLEHQEPMPDAPDPESLPPAEELLPRYADLFVDPGVVDLLLQARQAIDLRYVNEPPFGTAGSPREPRAQVWFKLNGELTGKQDNPVAHLCIGTYVSDMTLLDSVLLAHGRGGWMTGDTVGASLDHAMWFHRPFRVDEWLLYDTDSPTSQSARGLARGRMFTRDGRLAVSVIQEGLMRVPR